From a region of the Actinopolymorpha singaporensis genome:
- a CDS encoding metallophosphoesterase family protein, producing the protein MRILHISDLHVEPAPEERLPGLMASLDRDRDPLRRVGAELMIVSGDLTTYGSSRPEHLALAREWLDSLDIPYLAVPGNHDLGPSPARGERSPVQEAYEDVPYARTGYGRTFGTDPVQVRDLGELRVVGVGVREDDPDGALPRLAETLSADTRPVILVGHYPLAPTRDPKPHEEFGSEAFVPHTGAALLDLVRRHPNVRLYACGHVHVTSVRQLAPHCTQVTAGSLGQGASTYRVYDVDPAGLTYATALGAGPLGFWHTVDPNLSGEFSLGTSAERSGRLAW; encoded by the coding sequence ATGCGCATCCTGCACATCTCCGACCTGCACGTCGAGCCCGCGCCGGAAGAACGCCTCCCCGGGCTGATGGCCTCCCTCGACCGCGACCGGGACCCTCTCCGGCGCGTGGGCGCCGAGCTGATGATCGTCTCCGGCGATCTGACCACCTACGGCAGCTCCCGGCCCGAGCACCTCGCCCTCGCCCGGGAATGGCTGGACTCCCTCGACATTCCGTACCTCGCCGTGCCCGGCAACCACGACCTCGGGCCGAGCCCGGCCCGCGGCGAACGCAGTCCCGTGCAGGAGGCGTACGAGGACGTGCCGTACGCACGGACGGGGTACGGCCGCACCTTCGGCACCGACCCGGTGCAGGTACGCGACCTCGGCGAACTGCGGGTCGTGGGCGTCGGGGTGCGTGAGGACGACCCCGACGGCGCGCTCCCCCGGCTGGCGGAGACACTCTCCGCCGACACCCGGCCGGTGATCCTTGTCGGCCACTATCCGCTCGCACCGACCCGGGACCCCAAGCCACACGAGGAGTTCGGGTCGGAGGCGTTCGTGCCGCACACCGGCGCGGCACTGCTCGACCTGGTCCGCCGGCACCCGAACGTCCGCCTGTACGCGTGCGGCCATGTCCACGTCACGTCCGTACGACAGCTCGCGCCGCACTGCACCCAGGTGACGGCCGGCTCGCTCGGCCAGGGCGCGAGCACCTACCGCGTCTACGACGTGGACCCGGCAGGCCTCACCTACGCCACCGCGCTGGGCGCGGGACCGCTGGGGTTCTGGCACACCGTGGACCCCAACCTGTCCGGGGAGTTCTCCCTCGGCACCAGCGCGGAACGATCCGGGCGCCTCGCCTGGTGA
- the nagA gene encoding N-acetylglucosamine-6-phosphate deacetylase: protein MTLLANAKVVTPEEILEPGWVEVDGERIVGVGSGTPDRPVDLDLAGRTVVPGFVDTHVHGGGGGSYLRADPEVTARVAAFHRAHGTTTTFASLISTTAQELERQVAALSDLVLDGVVAGMHLEGPWISEVRRGAHDPAYLRPADPAELDRLLRLGKGTVSMVTLAPELPGGFDAVRQVSDAGVVVAVGHSDADYATVLAAVDAGARVATHLFNGMPPLHHRAPGPVGALLEDPRVTVELIADGMHVHPGVIAVAARSAGPGRVSLVTDAMDAAGMPDGIYDLGGQSVRVDHGLVKLVDGDSIAGSTLTMDAAFRLVVREAGFDLCDAARMAATTPAATFGLTDVGALVPGLFADLVVLDEDLRAARVMRRGAWVSPEPVADELFSH from the coding sequence GTGACGCTGCTGGCCAACGCCAAGGTCGTGACACCGGAGGAGATCCTCGAGCCCGGCTGGGTGGAGGTGGACGGCGAGCGGATCGTCGGCGTCGGCTCCGGGACACCGGACCGGCCCGTCGACCTGGACCTTGCCGGGCGGACCGTCGTACCCGGCTTCGTCGACACCCACGTGCACGGCGGTGGCGGCGGGTCGTATCTCCGGGCCGATCCGGAGGTGACCGCCCGGGTGGCGGCGTTCCACCGGGCGCACGGCACGACCACGACGTTCGCCAGCCTGATCTCCACGACCGCGCAGGAGCTGGAACGCCAGGTCGCCGCGCTGTCCGACCTCGTGCTCGACGGCGTGGTCGCCGGGATGCACCTGGAGGGCCCGTGGATCAGCGAGGTCCGCCGCGGCGCGCACGACCCGGCGTACCTTCGACCGGCCGACCCCGCCGAACTCGACCGGCTCCTCCGCCTGGGCAAAGGCACGGTGTCGATGGTGACGTTGGCGCCGGAGTTGCCGGGTGGGTTCGACGCAGTACGCCAGGTGTCCGACGCGGGGGTGGTCGTCGCGGTTGGGCACAGCGACGCCGACTACGCCACCGTTCTCGCCGCCGTCGACGCCGGCGCGCGGGTGGCGACGCACCTGTTCAACGGCATGCCGCCGCTGCACCACCGGGCACCGGGGCCGGTGGGAGCCCTGCTGGAGGACCCTCGGGTGACCGTGGAGCTGATCGCCGACGGCATGCACGTGCACCCCGGCGTGATCGCGGTGGCGGCCCGCTCGGCAGGGCCTGGCCGGGTGTCGCTGGTCACCGACGCGATGGACGCCGCCGGGATGCCCGACGGGATCTACGACCTCGGCGGACAGTCCGTACGCGTCGACCACGGCTTGGTGAAGCTGGTGGACGGCGACTCGATCGCGGGCAGCACGCTGACCATGGACGCGGCGTTCCGGTTGGTGGTCCGCGAGGCCGGCTTCGACCTGTGCGACGCGGCGCGGATGGCGGCGACCACACCGGCCGCCACGTTCGGGCTCACCGACGTTGGTGCCCTGGTACCGGGGCTGTTCGCCGACCTGGTGGTCCTCGACGAAGACCTGCGGGCGGCCAGGGTGATGCGGCGCGGCGCGTGGGTGTCGCCCGAACCGGTCGCCGACGAGCTGTTTTCCCACTGA
- a CDS encoding ROK family protein: MTDSAPRTDSASRTDSASRTDSASRGCVAALDVGGTSMKGALVDAERRVRARMSFPTPVADGPDAVVDQIGFALEALAARAPETGLDAPVAAGLVVPGIVDEARGVAVVAANIGWQDAPLVATLQDRLGIPVALGHDVRGGGLAESVLGAGAGARDVLFIALGTGIAASCIVDGRPLVAGGYAGEVGHIVVEPDGEPCGCGGRGCLERIASAAAVARRYTARTGTPVSGAADVALRVRDGDPDARAVWDEAVDALVTVLHTAVTLLGPEVVIVGGGLAEAEDLLLDPLRRGLEERLTFQRRPRLVRAALGDQAGCLGAALLAEGTKH, translated from the coding sequence GTGACCGACTCCGCCCCGCGTACCGACTCCGCCTCCCGTACCGACTCCGCCTCCCGTACCGACTCCGCCTCCCGCGGCTGCGTCGCCGCGCTCGACGTCGGCGGCACCTCCATGAAGGGTGCCCTGGTCGACGCCGAGCGCCGGGTCCGCGCGCGGATGAGCTTCCCGACCCCGGTCGCCGACGGACCGGACGCCGTGGTCGACCAGATCGGCTTCGCGCTGGAGGCGCTGGCCGCGCGGGCACCCGAGACCGGACTGGACGCACCGGTGGCCGCCGGCCTGGTCGTGCCCGGCATCGTCGACGAGGCCCGCGGCGTAGCTGTCGTGGCGGCGAACATCGGCTGGCAGGACGCGCCCCTGGTGGCCACGCTGCAGGACCGGCTCGGCATTCCCGTCGCACTCGGTCACGACGTACGCGGCGGAGGGCTGGCCGAGAGCGTTCTCGGCGCGGGTGCCGGGGCGCGGGACGTGCTCTTCATCGCCTTGGGCACCGGGATCGCGGCGAGCTGCATCGTGGACGGGCGGCCGCTGGTGGCCGGAGGGTACGCCGGCGAGGTCGGGCACATCGTCGTCGAGCCGGACGGTGAGCCGTGCGGCTGCGGCGGGCGCGGGTGCCTGGAGCGGATCGCTTCCGCGGCGGCCGTGGCGCGCCGCTACACCGCACGCACCGGGACACCGGTGTCCGGAGCGGCCGACGTCGCTCTGCGGGTCCGAGACGGCGACCCCGACGCCCGCGCGGTCTGGGACGAGGCCGTCGACGCTCTGGTGACGGTGCTGCACACGGCCGTGACTCTGCTCGGCCCGGAGGTCGTCATCGTCGGCGGCGGCCTGGCCGAGGCCGAGGACCTCCTGCTCGACCCGCTGCGGCGTGGGCTGGAGGAGCGGCTGACGTTCCAGCGGCGGCCGAGGCTGGTCCGGGCCGCGCTGGGTGATCAGGCAGGATGTCTGGGCGCGGCCCTGCTGGCCGAAGGCACGAAGCACTGA
- the pdxH gene encoding pyridoxamine 5'-phosphate oxidase, giving the protein MDAHDDETGGTRRGPRTAGEEPPVRPEPPLGVEPPLGAEPPFGSEPASFEREVHRSAPPAQLPSAARLAELRRRYGRGELVESELPGDPLVLFHTWLADALAEKVPEPNAMVVATVGADGVPSARTVLLKGLDERGFVFYTNYGSAKAADLDAHPKAALVFPWHAMERQVRVTGPAARVSREESAAYFASRPLESRLGAWASPQSQVVADRESLDRAYAETAERFAGIEDVPLPDFWGGYRVRPEVVEFWQGRQGRMHDRVRYRRTDEDWITERLAP; this is encoded by the coding sequence ATGGACGCACACGACGACGAGACAGGTGGAACGCGCCGCGGACCGCGGACTGCCGGTGAGGAGCCGCCGGTCCGGCCCGAGCCGCCCCTGGGTGTGGAGCCTCCACTGGGTGCGGAGCCGCCGTTCGGCAGCGAACCGGCCTCGTTCGAAAGGGAAGTGCATCGCAGCGCCCCACCGGCGCAGCTGCCGTCGGCGGCCCGGCTGGCCGAGCTGCGCCGCCGTTACGGACGCGGTGAACTCGTGGAGAGCGAACTCCCCGGCGATCCGCTGGTGCTGTTCCACACCTGGCTGGCCGACGCGCTGGCGGAGAAGGTGCCCGAGCCGAACGCGATGGTGGTCGCCACCGTCGGCGCGGACGGCGTCCCGTCGGCTCGGACCGTACTCCTCAAGGGGCTCGACGAGCGCGGCTTCGTCTTCTACACCAACTACGGCTCGGCCAAGGCCGCCGACCTGGACGCCCACCCGAAAGCCGCGCTGGTCTTTCCCTGGCACGCGATGGAACGCCAGGTGCGGGTGACCGGGCCCGCCGCCCGGGTGAGCCGGGAGGAGTCGGCCGCGTACTTCGCCAGCCGGCCACTGGAGAGCAGGCTGGGTGCATGGGCGAGCCCGCAGTCGCAGGTGGTCGCCGACCGGGAGAGCCTGGACCGGGCGTACGCGGAGACAGCAGAGCGGTTCGCCGGCATCGAGGACGTGCCGCTTCCGGACTTCTGGGGCGGATATCGCGTACGCCCCGAAGTGGTGGAGTTCTGGCAGGGCCGGCAGGGCCGGATGCACGACCGGGTGCGGTACCGGCGTACGGACGAAGACTGGATCACGGAGCGGCTGGCGCCCTGA
- a CDS encoding dihydrodipicolinate synthase family protein, which translates to MTGVRLNLPEPDGSMRPYDLTAPRQWVRRSEGFASRVAFAAAHVVADPFADNTPGAPARLDWDATLAFRRHLWAHGLGVADAMDTAQRGMGLTWDTTAELIRRSAAEAAACGGRVACGAGTDQLPALGGADTSGPPGLDDVVAAYEEQLAVVEDAGAQPILMASRHLAAVARDADDYRKVYDRLLAQVRGPVILHWLGPMFDPALTGYWGSADLAAATGTFLSLVRDHADVVDGVKVSLLDADHEIAVRSGLPTGVRLYTGDDFNYPDLIASGSDALLGIFAAIAPAAATALAALDAGDTAAYDEAFGPTVPLSRHLFGTPTYYYKTGICFLAWLSGHQEAFTMVGGLQSARSLPHLVEAFRLADRAGLLPDPDLAAARMRTLLALHGVAA; encoded by the coding sequence ATGACCGGCGTGCGGTTGAACCTTCCCGAGCCGGACGGGTCGATGCGTCCGTACGACTTGACGGCACCGCGGCAGTGGGTCCGGCGAAGTGAGGGCTTCGCCTCCCGGGTCGCCTTCGCCGCCGCGCACGTCGTGGCAGACCCGTTCGCCGACAACACCCCTGGCGCCCCGGCCCGGCTGGACTGGGACGCGACGCTGGCCTTCCGCCGGCATCTGTGGGCGCACGGCCTCGGTGTCGCCGACGCGATGGACACCGCGCAGCGCGGCATGGGCCTGACCTGGGACACCACGGCGGAACTCATCCGGCGCAGTGCCGCTGAGGCCGCGGCCTGTGGCGGGCGGGTCGCCTGCGGCGCCGGCACCGACCAGCTACCGGCCCTCGGCGGTGCGGACACCTCCGGGCCGCCTGGCCTGGACGACGTGGTCGCGGCGTACGAGGAACAGCTCGCGGTGGTCGAGGACGCCGGGGCGCAGCCGATCCTGATGGCCAGCAGGCACCTTGCCGCCGTCGCCCGAGACGCCGACGACTACCGCAAGGTCTACGACCGGCTGCTCGCCCAGGTACGCGGGCCGGTGATTCTGCACTGGCTGGGGCCGATGTTCGACCCCGCACTGACCGGCTACTGGGGGTCGGCGGACCTCGCCGCCGCTACCGGCACGTTCCTGTCGCTGGTGCGAGATCACGCCGATGTCGTCGATGGTGTCAAGGTCTCCTTGCTGGACGCCGACCACGAGATCGCCGTCCGGTCTGGCCTGCCAACAGGCGTACGCCTCTACACCGGGGACGACTTCAACTACCCCGACCTGATCGCCTCCGGGTCCGACGCCCTGCTCGGAATCTTCGCGGCCATCGCGCCGGCCGCCGCCACCGCGCTGGCCGCGCTGGACGCCGGTGACACCGCGGCCTACGACGAGGCGTTCGGGCCGACGGTCCCGTTGTCGCGGCACCTGTTCGGCACTCCGACGTACTACTACAAGACCGGGATCTGCTTCCTGGCCTGGCTTTCCGGCCACCAGGAGGCGTTCACGATGGTGGGCGGGCTGCAGAGCGCACGTAGTCTTCCCCACCTGGTGGAGGCTTTCCGGCTCGCCGACCGGGCCGGCCTGCTGCCCGACCCGGATCTCGCCGCCGCACGGATGCGAACCCTCCTCGCCCTGCACGGAGTCGCCGCGTGA
- a CDS encoding Gfo/Idh/MocA family protein, whose translation MAVREVGVVMNGVTGRMGYNQHLVRSILAIRDQGGIELADGTRVVPDPLLVGRSEQKLRDIADRHGLTRWTTDLDTALSDPSTLIYFDAQTTRAREKSVLAAIAAGRHVYCEKPTSDSVAGALELVRAAREAGVKNGVVMDKVFLPGLRKLRRLIEGGFFGRILSVRGEFGYWVFEGDWQRAQRPSWNYRAEDGGGITLDMFCHWNYVLEAIVGRVRAVTALSVTHIPQRWDEQGRPYDATADDAAYAIFELEDGTIAQLNSSWAVRVYRDELVEFQVDGTEGSAVAGLRNCRIQHRSTTPMPVWNPDLPVTEPFRQQWQEVPDNAVYDNGFKAEWEQFLRHVLEEDAAPFPYDFLAAARGVQLAELGIQSSREGRRIEVPEVGV comes from the coding sequence ATGGCCGTGCGTGAAGTCGGGGTCGTCATGAACGGCGTGACCGGCCGGATGGGGTACAACCAGCACCTGGTGCGGTCGATCCTCGCCATCCGGGACCAGGGCGGCATCGAACTCGCCGACGGGACCCGCGTCGTTCCCGACCCCCTCCTGGTCGGCCGCTCCGAGCAGAAGCTGCGTGACATCGCCGACCGCCACGGCCTCACCCGGTGGACAACCGACCTCGACACCGCCCTGTCCGACCCGTCCACCCTGATCTACTTCGACGCCCAGACGACCCGCGCCCGGGAGAAGTCGGTGCTCGCCGCGATCGCCGCCGGCCGGCACGTCTACTGCGAGAAGCCGACGTCGGACTCGGTGGCCGGCGCCCTCGAACTCGTCCGGGCCGCCCGCGAGGCCGGAGTGAAGAACGGCGTCGTCATGGACAAGGTCTTCCTCCCCGGCCTGCGCAAGCTCCGGCGGCTGATCGAGGGCGGGTTCTTCGGCCGGATCCTGTCCGTACGCGGGGAGTTCGGCTACTGGGTGTTCGAGGGCGACTGGCAGCGCGCGCAGCGGCCGAGCTGGAACTACCGCGCCGAGGACGGCGGCGGGATCACCCTGGACATGTTCTGCCACTGGAACTACGTCCTGGAGGCGATCGTCGGCCGGGTCCGCGCCGTCACCGCACTTTCGGTGACCCACATCCCGCAACGCTGGGACGAGCAGGGCCGCCCCTACGACGCCACCGCCGACGACGCGGCGTACGCGATCTTCGAGCTCGAGGACGGCACCATCGCCCAGCTCAACTCCTCCTGGGCGGTGCGCGTCTACCGCGACGAGCTCGTGGAGTTCCAGGTCGACGGCACCGAGGGCAGTGCGGTCGCCGGGCTTCGCAACTGCCGGATCCAGCACCGGTCGACCACCCCGATGCCGGTGTGGAATCCCGACCTGCCGGTCACCGAGCCGTTCCGCCAGCAGTGGCAGGAGGTGCCGGACAACGCGGTGTACGACAACGGCTTCAAGGCGGAGTGGGAACAGTTCCTGCGGCACGTGCTGGAGGAGGACGCCGCGCCGTTCCCGTACGACTTCCTGGCCGCTGCCCGGGGCGTGCAGCTGGCAGAGCTCGGCATCCAGTCGTCCCGCGAGGGCCGGCGGATCGAGGTGCCGGAGGTCGGCGTATGA
- a CDS encoding DeoR/GlpR family DNA-binding transcription regulator → MNRYERLNAILELVAERGRIDVETLAGELAVSTATIRRDLDHLAQQQFLTRTRGGAVAHSVAYDLPLRYKTARQATEKQRIGQAAADLVAVGMVIGINGGTTATEVARAIATRTDLRSPNEGRRAITIVTNAVNIANELTVRPHVKIVVTGGVARPQSYELAGPLATHILEGVSLDLAILGADAVDPLYGASAHHEGEADINKLMASRARRVVVVADSSKVGGQAFARIRRPEEIDMLITDVGVGDDAVAKFEEAGVQVMRV, encoded by the coding sequence ATGAACCGCTACGAGCGGCTCAACGCGATTCTCGAGCTCGTCGCCGAACGCGGCCGGATCGACGTCGAGACCCTTGCCGGCGAGCTCGCCGTCTCCACCGCCACCATCAGGCGCGATCTCGACCACCTCGCCCAGCAGCAGTTCCTCACCCGCACCCGCGGCGGAGCGGTCGCGCACAGCGTCGCCTACGACCTCCCCCTGCGCTACAAGACCGCCCGTCAGGCCACCGAGAAGCAGCGGATCGGGCAGGCCGCCGCCGACCTCGTTGCCGTCGGCATGGTGATCGGCATCAACGGCGGTACCACCGCCACCGAGGTGGCCCGCGCCATCGCCACCCGCACCGACCTGCGGTCACCGAACGAGGGACGCCGGGCGATCACGATCGTCACCAACGCCGTCAACATCGCCAACGAGCTCACCGTCCGCCCCCACGTCAAGATCGTCGTCACCGGCGGTGTCGCCCGGCCGCAGTCGTACGAACTCGCCGGGCCGCTGGCCACCCACATCCTGGAGGGCGTGAGCCTCGACCTCGCCATCCTCGGCGCGGACGCGGTCGACCCGCTGTACGGCGCGAGCGCCCACCACGAGGGCGAGGCGGACATCAACAAGCTCATGGCCTCACGCGCCCGGCGGGTGGTCGTGGTCGCCGACAGCTCCAAGGTCGGCGGCCAGGCGTTCGCCCGGATCCGACGGCCGGAGGAGATCGACATGCTGATCACCGACGTGGGCGTCGGCGACGACGCGGTGGCGAAGTTCGAGGAGGCCGGCGTTCAGGTGATGCGCGTCTGA
- a CDS encoding SIS domain-containing protein gives MEFVTEEIASQPGCWRRAVALAESAAAVLPRPGERVAVLGCGTSWFMAQAYASLREGSGQGETDAFTASELPADRRYDRVVTITRSGTTSEVLAALTRLRGRVPTVSLTADPNTPVMECSDETVVLDFADEQSVVQTRFATSVLALLRTHLGADLTGAIADAETTVAEPLPAGATELRQFTYLGTGWTIGLANEAALKMREASLSWTEAYPAMEYRHGPMSITDGSSVVWFLGTPPPGLLDEVEKFGALVVCEPARDPMAELIRIQRLAVEIGAAKGLDPDRPRNLTRSVVLDTANDSVQA, from the coding sequence ATGGAATTCGTGACCGAGGAGATCGCCAGCCAACCCGGGTGCTGGCGGCGTGCCGTCGCGCTCGCCGAGTCCGCCGCGGCGGTGCTGCCCCGCCCCGGCGAGCGGGTCGCCGTGCTCGGCTGTGGCACGTCGTGGTTCATGGCCCAGGCGTACGCCAGCCTGCGGGAAGGCTCGGGCCAGGGCGAGACCGACGCGTTCACCGCCAGCGAGCTGCCCGCCGACCGGCGCTACGACCGGGTGGTCACGATCACGCGTTCGGGCACCACGAGCGAGGTGCTCGCCGCACTGACCCGGCTGCGCGGCCGGGTGCCCACGGTCTCCCTGACCGCGGACCCGAACACCCCGGTGATGGAGTGCTCCGACGAGACGGTCGTCCTCGACTTCGCCGACGAGCAGTCCGTCGTCCAGACGCGGTTCGCCACCTCGGTACTCGCCCTCCTGCGCACCCACCTCGGTGCCGACCTCACCGGCGCGATCGCCGACGCCGAGACCACGGTCGCCGAGCCGCTCCCGGCCGGCGCCACCGAGCTCCGGCAGTTCACCTACCTCGGCACCGGCTGGACGATCGGCCTGGCCAACGAGGCCGCGCTGAAGATGCGCGAGGCGTCGCTGTCGTGGACCGAGGCCTACCCCGCGATGGAGTACCGCCACGGACCGATGAGCATCACCGACGGTTCGTCGGTCGTGTGGTTCCTCGGTACGCCGCCCCCCGGCCTTCTGGACGAGGTGGAGAAGTTCGGCGCGCTCGTGGTCTGCGAGCCCGCGCGCGACCCGATGGCGGAGCTGATCCGGATCCAGCGGCTCGCCGTGGAGATCGGCGCGGCCAAGGGACTCGACCCCGATCGGCCGCGTAACCTCACCAGGTCGGTCGTCCTGGACACCGCGAACGACTCGGTCCAGGCGTGA
- a CDS encoding class I SAM-dependent methyltransferase: protein MSEHTREAPRSWLLDKPLTGFALPSGRLGSLQGWLMGRLNGDEQSEAGALLAARPGEHVLEVGYGPGVLVERTLAAGAHVTGVDPSPQMAAQARRRNAAAVEEGRADLRVGTAERTGLPDGTFDAVVSVNNVPMWSDLDAGMRELHRVLRPGGRAVVTWHGGDRPRFVARRILLADDVLERIVAGMRAAFGTAELHRGDRLVAMLAHRAPAEPDGARAGRRRPGPPG from the coding sequence ATGAGCGAGCACACTCGTGAGGCTCCGCGTTCCTGGCTGCTGGACAAGCCGCTGACCGGGTTCGCGTTGCCCTCCGGCCGGCTGGGGTCGCTGCAGGGCTGGCTGATGGGCAGGCTGAACGGCGACGAGCAGAGCGAGGCCGGCGCCCTGCTCGCCGCCCGGCCCGGCGAACACGTCCTGGAGGTCGGGTACGGGCCCGGCGTCCTGGTGGAGCGGACCCTGGCCGCGGGCGCCCACGTCACCGGCGTCGACCCCTCGCCGCAGATGGCCGCGCAGGCGCGGCGCCGCAACGCCGCCGCCGTCGAGGAGGGGCGGGCCGACCTGCGGGTCGGTACCGCCGAACGCACCGGGCTGCCCGACGGCACCTTCGACGCGGTTGTCTCGGTGAACAACGTGCCGATGTGGTCCGACCTGGACGCCGGGATGCGGGAACTGCACCGGGTGCTGCGACCCGGCGGCCGGGCGGTGGTCACCTGGCACGGTGGCGACCGGCCGAGGTTCGTCGCCCGCCGGATCCTGCTGGCCGACGACGTACTCGAACGGATCGTGGCCGGCATGCGGGCGGCGTTCGGGACGGCCGAGCTGCACCGGGGCGACCGCCTGGTGGCGATGCTGGCCCACCGCGCCCCGGCCGAGCCGGACGGAGCCAGGGCCGGGCGCCGCCGGCCCGGTCCACCCGGCTGA
- a CDS encoding sugar phosphate isomerase/epimerase family protein, producing the protein MNTSPVGSDAGSHTGSHTGSGVKPDLTRLSLNQKTTNTWGVAEAVAGCVRKGIPAIGLWREPVQDVGLERAVELVRDARLRVSSLCRGGFLTAAEPAARQRALDDNRLAVDEAAALGAPCLVLVVGGLPDGSRDLPAARERVAEAIAELAPYAGERGVRLALEPLHPMYCADRAVLSTLAQALDLAEQFPVEQVGVVVDTFHLWWDPEVWTQIARAGARITSFQVCDFNLPIPADALLARGMMGDGVIDFRPFREAVDAAGYTGDIEVEIFNAEVWAADPDEVLATMIQRYAELVL; encoded by the coding sequence GTGAACACCAGTCCCGTCGGCAGTGACGCCGGGAGCCATACCGGGAGCCATACCGGGAGCGGCGTCAAGCCGGACCTGACGCGGCTGTCCCTCAACCAGAAGACCACCAACACCTGGGGTGTCGCGGAGGCTGTCGCCGGCTGTGTACGCAAGGGGATCCCCGCCATCGGCCTGTGGCGCGAACCCGTGCAGGACGTCGGCCTGGAACGCGCGGTCGAGCTCGTGCGCGACGCGCGCCTTCGGGTCTCCTCGCTGTGCCGGGGCGGCTTCCTCACCGCCGCCGAGCCGGCCGCCCGTCAACGCGCACTTGACGACAACCGGCTTGCCGTCGACGAGGCCGCCGCGCTGGGCGCACCCTGCCTTGTGCTGGTCGTGGGCGGCCTGCCGGACGGGTCGCGGGACCTCCCCGCAGCGCGTGAACGGGTGGCCGAGGCCATCGCCGAACTCGCGCCGTACGCCGGTGAACGTGGCGTACGCCTCGCACTCGAACCCCTGCACCCGATGTACTGCGCGGACCGCGCCGTGCTGTCCACCCTGGCGCAGGCACTCGACCTCGCCGAGCAGTTCCCGGTCGAGCAGGTCGGCGTCGTCGTGGACACCTTCCACCTGTGGTGGGACCCGGAGGTCTGGACCCAGATCGCCCGCGCGGGTGCGCGGATCACGTCGTTCCAGGTGTGCGACTTCAACCTGCCCATCCCCGCGGACGCGCTCCTGGCGAGGGGGATGATGGGCGACGGCGTGATCGACTTCCGGCCGTTCCGGGAGGCGGTCGACGCCGCCGGGTACACCGGCGACATCGAGGTGGAGATCTTCAACGCCGAGGTGTGGGCCGCCGATCCCGACGAGGTGCTCGCCACGATGATCCAGCGGTACGCCGAACTCGTGCTCTGA
- a CDS encoding class II fructose-bisphosphate aldolase, with protein sequence MPLVPTGQIVGDAARAGRGVGAFNVIQLEHAQALVDGAERAGAPVILQISENAVKYHRALEPIGLATLAVARTASVPVAVHLDHATRPELVHEAVALGFGSVMYDASVLAYAENVAATREVVEHCHAAGVFVEAELGEVGGKDGVHAPGARTDPDEAAAFVESTGIDALAIAVGTSHAMLEKTASLDFDLIAANRKAVPVPLVLHGSSGVPDADLTRAVEAGMTKVNIATSLNQAFTGAVRDYLAANPKVVDTRKYLAPGRDAVAAEVARLLGVLRAA encoded by the coding sequence ATGCCGCTTGTGCCGACCGGACAGATCGTAGGGGACGCGGCGCGGGCCGGCCGCGGTGTCGGCGCGTTCAACGTGATCCAGCTCGAGCACGCGCAAGCGCTGGTTGACGGTGCCGAACGTGCGGGCGCGCCGGTGATCCTGCAGATCAGCGAGAACGCCGTGAAGTACCACCGTGCCCTGGAGCCGATCGGGCTGGCCACGCTCGCGGTGGCGCGAACGGCGTCGGTGCCGGTGGCGGTCCACCTCGACCACGCCACCCGGCCCGAACTCGTGCACGAGGCCGTCGCGCTGGGGTTCGGCTCGGTGATGTACGACGCGTCGGTCCTGGCGTACGCCGAGAACGTCGCGGCCACCAGGGAAGTGGTCGAACACTGCCACGCTGCCGGGGTGTTCGTCGAGGCTGAGCTCGGCGAGGTCGGCGGGAAGGACGGCGTGCACGCTCCGGGCGCGCGTACCGACCCGGACGAGGCCGCCGCGTTCGTGGAGTCCACCGGCATCGACGCGCTCGCCATCGCGGTGGGCACCTCGCACGCGATGCTGGAGAAGACCGCGTCGCTCGACTTCGACCTGATCGCCGCCAACCGCAAGGCGGTGCCGGTACCGCTGGTGCTGCACGGCTCGTCCGGAGTGCCTGACGCCGACCTGACCCGGGCGGTGGAGGCGGGGATGACGAAGGTCAACATCGCCACCTCGCTGAACCAGGCGTTCACCGGAGCGGTACGCGACTACCTCGCCGCCAACCCGAAGGTCGTGGACACCCGCAAGTACCTCGCGCCGGGACGCGACGCGGTGGCCGCCGAGGTGGCCCGCCTGCTGGGGGTTCTTCGCGCAGCCTGA